The Ancylobacter sp. WKF20 genome contains a region encoding:
- a CDS encoding hybrid sensor histidine kinase/response regulator — MDDLLREFLTETSESLDVADVELVKFETDPNNRDILNNIFRLVHTIKGTCGFIGLVRLAGLAHAAETLMDEFRNGRPVTTGAVGLILRTVDRIKAILTEIERNDGTEPVGSDADLIDELEAEVARTDVTADAPPPPPPVADKPLIVQERETLPGEVPLDELERMFRETEVETKAPAAKAKPAAAAAPAPAPVPVAVKPMVTDGAPPPAANDANSVANQTIRVSVSVLEHLMTMVSELVLTRNQLMEISRRNEDNEYKSPLQRLSTVTGELQEAVMRTRMQPIGNAWQKLPRIVRDLAQDLGKQIELEQHGAETELDRQVLDQIKDPLTHMVRNSADHGLEMPAARRAAGKPEKGTIRLSAYHEGGHVILEIADDGRGLDVERIKVKAVENGLCSEADAARMTDAQAFRYIFHAGFSTAAAVTSVSGRGVGMDVVRCNIELIGGTIDVRSKRGEGTTFTIKIPLTLAIVPALIVESTGERFALPQTSVVELVRVRADSEHSLSFIKHAHVLRLRDRLLPIVDLGTVMNLSCHWGERPEGELIVVMQVGSHRFGVVVDSVSHTEEIVVKPLSTVLRGLSLVSGSTILGDGRVIMIIDPNGLAQLAASRADKAADSMGAQQKGETDSASDTTSLLLCRAGPRGMKAVPLSLVTRLEELDAAQVEIVSERSVAQYRGTLIPIVYANDEVERKTSGKQPLLIFSEGQRTMGLVVDEIVDIVETEFNLKLSSGAPEIMGGAIINETATEVLDVAYFMQAAFGASFDIPPVRQAHERAGRLLLVDGNAFHRAMLEPVLKGNGYAVTTCSSASEALEKLSGDLHFDAVVSEVDMPGVDGFRFAERVRRELLLEDLPIIAMASGRNPDSIERGRIAGFTDYVAKFDRTGLIAALREFAAHEDEEKAA; from the coding sequence ATGGATGATCTCCTCCGCGAATTCCTGACGGAAACTTCCGAGAGCCTCGACGTCGCCGACGTTGAGCTCGTGAAGTTCGAGACCGACCCTAACAACCGGGATATCCTCAACAACATCTTCCGCCTGGTCCACACCATCAAGGGAACCTGCGGGTTCATCGGGCTGGTGCGTCTTGCCGGTCTCGCCCATGCCGCGGAAACGCTGATGGACGAGTTCCGCAACGGGCGGCCGGTGACCACGGGCGCGGTTGGGTTGATCCTGCGCACCGTCGACCGCATCAAGGCGATCCTGACGGAAATCGAGCGCAATGACGGCACCGAGCCGGTCGGCTCCGACGCGGATCTGATTGACGAACTCGAGGCCGAGGTGGCGCGTACCGACGTGACGGCGGACGCCCCGCCGCCGCCGCCGCCCGTGGCCGACAAGCCCCTCATCGTGCAGGAGCGCGAGACGCTGCCGGGCGAGGTTCCGCTCGACGAGCTGGAGCGCATGTTCCGCGAGACGGAGGTCGAGACCAAGGCGCCGGCTGCCAAGGCCAAGCCGGCGGCTGCCGCCGCTCCCGCGCCGGCGCCCGTTCCGGTCGCCGTCAAGCCGATGGTGACCGATGGCGCCCCGCCGCCGGCGGCCAATGACGCCAATTCGGTGGCCAATCAGACCATCCGCGTCAGCGTCTCGGTGCTGGAACATCTGATGACGATGGTGTCCGAGCTGGTGCTGACCCGCAACCAGCTGATGGAAATCAGCCGTCGCAACGAAGACAACGAGTACAAGAGCCCGCTGCAGCGCCTGTCCACCGTGACCGGCGAGCTGCAGGAAGCGGTCATGCGCACCCGCATGCAGCCGATCGGCAATGCCTGGCAGAAGCTGCCGCGCATCGTGCGCGACCTCGCGCAGGATCTCGGCAAGCAGATCGAGCTGGAGCAGCACGGCGCTGAGACCGAACTCGACCGCCAGGTGCTCGACCAGATCAAGGATCCGCTCACCCACATGGTGCGCAACTCGGCGGATCACGGGCTTGAGATGCCCGCCGCCCGCCGCGCCGCCGGCAAGCCGGAGAAGGGCACGATCCGCCTTTCGGCCTATCACGAGGGTGGCCATGTCATCCTTGAGATCGCCGATGACGGGCGTGGCCTCGACGTCGAGCGCATCAAGGTCAAGGCCGTGGAGAACGGCCTTTGCTCGGAGGCCGATGCGGCCCGCATGACCGATGCGCAGGCCTTCCGCTACATCTTCCACGCCGGCTTCTCGACGGCGGCGGCGGTGACCAGTGTGTCGGGCCGTGGCGTCGGCATGGATGTCGTGCGCTGCAACATCGAGCTGATCGGCGGCACCATCGACGTGCGCTCCAAGCGCGGCGAGGGCACCACCTTCACCATCAAGATTCCGCTCACCCTGGCCATCGTGCCGGCGCTGATCGTGGAGAGCACTGGCGAGCGCTTTGCCCTGCCGCAGACCTCGGTGGTCGAGCTGGTGCGGGTGCGCGCGGATAGTGAGCATTCGTTGAGCTTCATCAAGCACGCCCATGTGCTGCGCCTGCGCGACCGGCTGCTGCCGATCGTCGATCTCGGCACGGTGATGAACCTGTCCTGCCATTGGGGCGAGCGTCCCGAGGGCGAGCTGATCGTCGTGATGCAGGTCGGTAGCCACCGCTTCGGCGTCGTGGTCGACAGCGTCTCGCACACAGAGGAAATCGTGGTGAAGCCGCTCTCCACGGTGCTGCGCGGGCTCTCGCTGGTCTCCGGCAGCACCATTCTGGGCGATGGCCGCGTGATCATGATCATCGACCCGAATGGTCTGGCGCAGCTTGCCGCCAGCCGTGCCGACAAGGCGGCGGACAGCATGGGCGCGCAGCAGAAGGGTGAAACCGACAGTGCCTCCGACACCACCTCGCTCCTGCTGTGCCGGGCTGGCCCGCGCGGCATGAAGGCGGTGCCGCTCTCGCTGGTCACCCGTCTCGAGGAGCTCGACGCCGCCCAGGTGGAGATCGTCTCCGAGCGCAGCGTCGCGCAGTATCGCGGCACGCTGATCCCCATCGTCTATGCCAATGACGAGGTGGAGCGGAAGACCTCCGGCAAGCAGCCGCTGCTCATCTTCTCGGAAGGCCAGCGGACCATGGGTCTCGTGGTCGACGAGATCGTGGACATCGTCGAGACCGAGTTCAACCTCAAGCTCTCCTCCGGTGCGCCGGAGATCATGGGCGGCGCGATCATCAACGAGACCGCCACTGAGGTTCTCGACGTCGCCTACTTCATGCAGGCCGCGTTCGGGGCGAGCTTCGACATCCCGCCCGTGCGTCAGGCGCATGAGCGCGCCGGCCGCCTGCTGCTGGTGGATGGCAATGCCTTCCACCGGGCCATGCTGGAGCCGGTGCTCAAGGGCAATGGCTACGCGGTGACGACCTGCTCCTCGGCCAGCGAGGCGCTCGAGAAGCTCTCCGGTGATCTCCACTTCGACGCGGTCGTGAGCGAGGTCGACATGCCCGGTGTGGACGGCTTCCGCTTTGCCGAGCGCGTGCGCCGCGAACTGCTTCTGGAGGACCTCCCGATCATCGCCATGGCGAGCGGGCGCAACCCGGACTCCATCGAACGCGGCCGCATCGCCGGGTTCACTGATTACGTCGCCAAGTTCGATCGCACCGGGCTGATTGCCGCGCTGCGCGAATTCGCGGCCCACGAGGATGAGGAGAAGGCGGCATGA
- a CDS encoding 2-hydroxyacid dehydrogenase yields MVESSRPELLQTGPLMAMIEQQLAEHFTVHRLDKGDADALLAQAGPNIRAVATGVGATAGGANRVNEGLLARLPKLEIVANFGVGYDAVDVTAAAARGIVVTNTPGVLDDEVADLSVGLLLATLRRIPQADRFLRAGNWPKGGFPLGATLRDRSIGIVGMGRIGQAIARRLAGFGRPIAYHSRRPVEGLPYPHYPVLRELAAAVDVLLVIVPGGPATDRMINAEVLEALGPNGVLINVARGSVVDEPALIAALESGTIAAAGLDVFANEPHVPDALIAMDNVVLLPHIASATHVTRNAMGQLVVDNLLAWRDGREPLTPVPETPLPVRR; encoded by the coding sequence ATGGTCGAATCCTCCCGCCCCGAACTGCTGCAGACCGGCCCGCTCATGGCCATGATCGAGCAGCAGCTCGCCGAGCACTTTACCGTCCACCGCCTGGACAAGGGCGACGCCGACGCCCTGCTGGCGCAGGCGGGCCCGAACATCCGGGCCGTGGCGACGGGCGTGGGCGCGACCGCCGGCGGGGCGAACCGGGTGAACGAGGGCCTGCTGGCCCGACTTCCCAAGCTCGAGATCGTCGCCAATTTCGGTGTCGGCTATGATGCGGTGGATGTCACGGCAGCGGCCGCACGCGGCATCGTCGTCACCAATACGCCGGGCGTGCTCGACGACGAGGTCGCCGACCTCTCTGTCGGCCTGCTGCTGGCCACGCTGCGGCGCATTCCGCAGGCGGATCGTTTCCTGCGCGCCGGCAACTGGCCGAAGGGCGGCTTCCCGCTGGGCGCCACCCTGCGCGACCGCTCCATCGGCATTGTCGGCATGGGGCGGATCGGCCAGGCCATCGCCCGCCGGCTCGCCGGCTTCGGCCGGCCCATCGCCTATCATAGCCGGCGGCCCGTCGAGGGCCTGCCCTACCCGCATTACCCCGTGCTGCGGGAACTCGCGGCGGCGGTGGACGTGCTGCTGGTCATCGTTCCCGGCGGACCGGCGACGGACCGGATGATCAATGCCGAGGTGCTGGAAGCGCTGGGGCCGAACGGCGTACTGATCAATGTCGCGCGCGGCTCGGTGGTGGACGAACCCGCCCTCATTGCGGCGCTGGAGAGCGGCACCATCGCCGCCGCCGGGCTCGACGTGTTCGCCAATGAGCCGCATGTGCCGGACGCGCTCATCGCCATGGATAATGTGGTGCTGCTGCCGCACATCGCCTCGGCGACGCATGTGACGCGCAACGCCATGGGCCAGCTGGTGGTGGACAATCTGCTGGCCTGGCGCGACGGGCGCGAGCCCCTGACGCCGGTACCGGAAACCCCGCTCCCCGTGCGGCGCTGA
- a CDS encoding chemotaxis protein CheW gives MSTATATVEGLSDARQFVTVRIGGQLFGVPISSVNEVFVPDRITPVPLAPREIDGVLNLRGRIVTMVDMRRLLGLPDSSLARMAVGIERTGEAFALLIDGVGDVLLLDASTHDSNPPNLEEEWMRFSDGVHRLEGELLVLLDVERVLATVGSTRAAA, from the coding sequence ATGAGCACCGCAACCGCTACTGTTGAAGGGCTCAGCGACGCCCGCCAGTTCGTCACCGTCCGCATCGGCGGGCAGCTCTTCGGGGTTCCGATCTCGTCGGTGAACGAGGTCTTCGTTCCCGACCGCATCACGCCGGTGCCGCTGGCACCGCGCGAGATCGACGGGGTGCTGAACCTGCGCGGGCGCATCGTCACCATGGTCGACATGCGCCGCCTGCTCGGGCTGCCCGACAGCTCGCTCGCCCGGATGGCGGTGGGCATCGAGCGTACCGGCGAGGCCTTCGCGCTGCTGATCGACGGGGTGGGCGATGTGCTCCTCCTCGACGCCAGCACGCATGACAGCAACCCGCCGAACCTTGAGGAAGAGTGGATGCGCTTCTCCGACGGCGTGCATCGCCTGGAGGGTGAGCTGCTGGTTCTGCTCGATGTCGAACGTGTCCTGGCGACCGTCGGCAGCACGCGGGCGGCGGCATGA
- a CDS encoding NAD(P)H-dependent oxidoreductase, which produces MRVLVVYCHPVAESFNAAVRDAVIRGLTRAGHEVDLLDLYAEGFDPVLSRQARLDYHTPGVNAVPVADHLARVRAVEGMVIVAPTWWYGPPAMLKGWLDRVFVPFETFGMPKPFRPLERRLSNIRVLAAVSTLGSPWYWWLWVGQPGRRIIMEGLGGIIHPRARKLWLALHSMDSASATKRAWFLAKVEARFAGL; this is translated from the coding sequence ATGCGCGTGCTCGTCGTCTATTGCCACCCGGTAGCGGAGAGCTTCAACGCGGCGGTGCGGGATGCGGTCATCCGGGGCCTGACGCGCGCGGGCCACGAGGTCGATCTGCTGGACCTCTATGCCGAGGGATTCGACCCGGTGCTGAGCCGGCAGGCGCGGCTCGATTACCATACGCCCGGCGTCAATGCCGTGCCCGTCGCCGACCATCTCGCCCGCGTGCGGGCGGTCGAGGGAATGGTGATCGTCGCCCCCACCTGGTGGTACGGGCCGCCCGCCATGCTCAAGGGCTGGCTCGACCGCGTCTTCGTGCCATTCGAAACCTTCGGCATGCCCAAGCCCTTCCGGCCGCTGGAACGCCGGCTCAGCAATATCCGTGTGCTGGCGGCGGTCAGCACACTCGGCTCACCCTGGTACTGGTGGCTGTGGGTCGGCCAGCCGGGCCGGCGCATCATCATGGAAGGGCTCGGCGGGATCATCCATCCGCGGGCGCGCAAGCTCTGGCTCGCCTTGCACAGCATGGATTCGGCGAGCGCCACCAAGCGCGCCTGGTTCCTCGCCAAAGTGGAAGCGCGCTTCGCCGGATTGTGA
- a CDS encoding AprI/Inh family metalloprotease inhibitor yields the protein MRARPLAVGTMLGLCLMAMAGLARAQSPETSQGPELADAYQLTNADGDRICPIRLLPGVVKETAKTPARAPHFAVELDRAGCAGAILFAADIAAWGPGPGNAIRLYSAEGRLIAEFTEGVGGTWEALREKDGVYFLVNTRLAEPATALQPRDLVGIWDVSETGGAAACRLTLTDSASGDAFRLTAPAACAPLLGLPLPDRWRLDGDDLLLLGAGGARLRFAAGEEAVWSKVPAEGQPLHLTRAP from the coding sequence ATGCGCGCGCGCCCGCTCGCCGTCGGGACGATGCTCGGCCTCTGCCTGATGGCGATGGCCGGCCTTGCCCGCGCGCAGTCGCCGGAGACGTCGCAGGGACCGGAACTTGCCGATGCCTATCAGCTCACCAATGCCGATGGCGACCGGATCTGCCCGATCCGGCTGCTGCCGGGCGTGGTGAAGGAGACCGCGAAGACACCGGCGCGGGCGCCGCATTTTGCCGTGGAACTCGACCGCGCCGGCTGCGCCGGGGCCATCCTGTTCGCCGCCGACATCGCCGCTTGGGGGCCGGGGCCGGGCAACGCGATCCGCCTCTATAGCGCGGAGGGCCGCCTGATCGCGGAATTCACCGAAGGGGTCGGCGGCACCTGGGAGGCGCTGCGCGAGAAGGACGGGGTGTATTTTCTCGTCAACACCCGGCTCGCGGAGCCCGCCACGGCTCTCCAGCCGCGCGATCTCGTCGGCATCTGGGATGTGTCGGAGACGGGCGGCGCGGCGGCGTGCCGCCTCACCCTGACCGACAGCGCGAGCGGCGACGCCTTTCGGCTCACCGCCCCCGCGGCCTGCGCGCCGCTGCTTGGCCTGCCCCTGCCCGACCGCTGGCGGCTGGACGGGGACGATCTGCTGCTGCTGGGCGCCGGCGGCGCGCGATTGCGCTTCGCCGCCGGCGAGGAAGCGGTGTGGAGCAAGGTGCCAGCCGAAGGCCAGCCGCTCCACCTCACCCGCGCTCCCTGA
- a CDS encoding response regulator — protein sequence MKTFLVVDDSAVVRKIARRMLESWSFDVDEAENGKHALERCTLAMPDGILLDWNMPYVTGLEFLEKLRQSAGGAAPKVVFCTTMNDMDHIARALSSGADEYIMKPFDEDILREKLEEVGLLEKSET from the coding sequence ATGAAGACGTTTCTTGTCGTTGATGACTCCGCCGTGGTGCGGAAAATCGCCCGCCGCATGCTCGAAAGCTGGTCCTTCGATGTCGATGAGGCCGAGAATGGCAAGCATGCCCTGGAGCGCTGCACCCTCGCCATGCCGGACGGCATCCTGCTCGACTGGAACATGCCCTATGTGACCGGGCTCGAGTTCCTGGAAAAGCTGCGCCAGAGCGCCGGCGGCGCGGCGCCCAAGGTCGTCTTCTGCACCACGATGAACGACATGGACCATATCGCCCGCGCGCTCTCTTCCGGCGCGGACGAGTACATCATGAAACCCTTCGATGAAGACATCCTGCGCGAAAAGCTCGAAGAAGTGGGCTTGCTGGAAAAAAGCGAGACATGA
- a CDS encoding methyl-accepting chemotaxis protein: MKITGKIYAIVAVLGLSTLAVGGLALYALNTEAKLANELDRYSQRAFLAERMNGLISTVVMDARGTYMADTVEKAKPFSAGMLKTLDQLNATLTHAKAVTEGTDDLGLSEVASDLAKFVTFRKETARLAVEEGPKAANEQGNNEANRANRKALQTSLATHVEQVRARLEPLRQEAVETGQWARQMIITTTVLGLLIGIGAALFIGVYTLSRPIRRVSETLKAVASGKLNVEVETNPGTDEVGDLWRSTADLLGTIREAEAMRAEQTAQAERLEVEKRVAMRQLAEQFDSEVSGVVRSVAAAVSQLEHSASSMNKSADETSRQSTVVAAAAEQATSNVQIAASAAEELAASVREIGSQVSTAAKIAGEATDQASGTAEVVRGLAASAQRIGQVVNLITDIASQTNLLALNATIEAARAGEAGRGFAVVAMEVKTLAEQTSKATDEISSQIAAVQGATNDVVKAIEGISGTIRRIDEISTAIATSIDEQGAATGEIAQNVHQAAQGTQEVSSSIATVSSAAADTGRVSNEIVRSAADLSAQADRLRTQVDTFVNRVRAA; encoded by the coding sequence ATGAAGATCACCGGCAAAATCTATGCGATCGTCGCGGTGCTCGGCCTGTCCACCCTCGCTGTCGGTGGGCTCGCCCTCTACGCGCTGAACACGGAAGCCAAGCTCGCCAACGAGCTTGACCGTTACTCGCAGCGGGCTTTCCTCGCCGAGCGGATGAACGGCCTCATCAGCACTGTGGTGATGGACGCGCGCGGCACCTACATGGCCGACACGGTGGAGAAGGCGAAGCCGTTCTCCGCGGGCATGCTGAAGACCCTCGATCAGCTCAATGCCACGCTGACCCATGCAAAGGCGGTGACCGAGGGCACTGACGATCTCGGCCTTTCGGAGGTCGCCTCCGATCTCGCGAAGTTCGTCACCTTCCGCAAGGAGACCGCGCGCCTCGCCGTCGAGGAAGGTCCGAAGGCCGCCAACGAGCAGGGTAACAACGAGGCGAACCGCGCCAACCGCAAGGCGCTGCAGACCTCGCTCGCCACCCATGTCGAGCAGGTCCGCGCCCGCCTCGAGCCGCTGCGCCAGGAGGCCGTCGAGACCGGCCAGTGGGCCCGGCAGATGATCATCACCACCACCGTCCTCGGCCTGCTGATCGGCATCGGCGCTGCTCTCTTCATCGGCGTCTACACGCTGAGCCGCCCGATCCGCCGCGTCAGTGAGACGCTGAAGGCGGTCGCCAGCGGCAAGCTCAATGTCGAGGTCGAGACCAATCCGGGCACCGACGAAGTGGGCGATCTCTGGCGGTCCACGGCTGATCTTCTCGGCACCATCCGCGAGGCCGAGGCCATGCGGGCCGAGCAGACCGCGCAGGCCGAGCGTCTCGAGGTCGAGAAGCGCGTCGCCATGCGCCAGCTTGCCGAGCAGTTCGACAGCGAGGTTTCGGGCGTCGTGCGCTCGGTGGCCGCCGCCGTCAGCCAGCTCGAGCACTCCGCTTCCAGCATGAACAAGTCGGCGGACGAGACCTCGCGTCAGTCCACCGTGGTCGCCGCGGCGGCCGAGCAGGCGACCAGCAACGTGCAGATCGCCGCCTCCGCCGCCGAAGAGCTCGCCGCCTCGGTGCGCGAGATCGGCTCGCAGGTCTCCACCGCCGCCAAGATCGCCGGCGAGGCGACCGACCAGGCCAGCGGGACCGCCGAAGTGGTGCGCGGCCTTGCCGCCAGCGCCCAGCGCATCGGCCAGGTGGTGAACCTCATCACCGACATCGCCTCGCAGACCAACCTTCTCGCCCTCAACGCCACCATCGAGGCGGCGCGTGCGGGTGAGGCGGGCCGCGGCTTCGCCGTGGTCGCGATGGAAGTGAAGACGCTGGCCGAGCAGACCTCCAAGGCGACCGACGAGATCTCCTCGCAGATCGCCGCCGTCCAGGGAGCCACCAACGACGTCGTCAAGGCGATCGAGGGCATCTCCGGCACCATCCGTCGCATCGACGAGATCTCGACCGCCATCGCCACCTCAATCGACGAGCAGGGTGCGGCGACCGGCGAGATCGCCCAGAACGTGCATCAGGCGGCCCAGGGCACGCAGGAGGTTTCCTCCAGCATCGCCACGGTCAGCTCCGCCGCCGCCGATACCGGCCGTGTCTCCAACGAGATCGTCCGCTCCGCGGCCGACCTGTCCGCCCAGGCCGATCGCCTGCGCACCCAGGTCGACACCTTCGTCAACCGTGTTCGCGCGGCCTGA
- a CDS encoding rod-binding protein, whose protein sequence is MSISLPSDLILDVVKAADPQKSQAMATRLRQASAANPATLPADAMSFDAALANSSAAPAPARALPMEGLSPLAGTSSLALRNATALSDKPTGATPPAYRRFESMVLSGFVDSILPEAKASLFGSGTAGQVWRSMLAERIADEVAKHGGVGLAERIASSATRGAANAAAQSAGLAGETTGVRS, encoded by the coding sequence ATGAGCATTTCACTCCCTTCGGACCTCATTCTCGACGTCGTCAAGGCGGCCGATCCGCAGAAGTCGCAGGCCATGGCCACGCGTCTGCGGCAGGCCTCCGCGGCGAACCCGGCGACGCTGCCGGCCGACGCGATGAGCTTCGATGCGGCGCTGGCCAATAGCTCGGCGGCGCCCGCCCCGGCGCGTGCCCTGCCGATGGAGGGCTTGAGCCCGCTGGCGGGCACCTCCTCGCTGGCGCTGCGCAACGCCACCGCCCTCTCCGACAAGCCGACCGGTGCGACGCCCCCAGCCTATCGCCGCTTCGAGTCGATGGTGCTGAGCGGTTTCGTCGACTCGATCCTGCCCGAGGCCAAGGCCTCGCTGTTCGGCTCCGGCACCGCCGGCCAGGTGTGGCGTTCCATGCTGGCCGAGCGCATCGCCGACGAGGTGGCCAAGCATGGCGGCGTCGGCCTGGCCGAGCGCATCGCTAGCTCGGCCACCCGCGGCGCCGCCAATGCGGCCGCGCAGTCCGCCGGGCTCGCCGGCGAGACCACCGGAGTGCGCTCATGA
- a CDS encoding MarR family winged helix-turn-helix transcriptional regulator — MKDGFEKSISHRLHHAARLQRALAARRLHDIGLFPGQETALKLLANSDGRTMTELAAALRVRPPTASKTVGRLSAQGLLERRASDGDARLVRVHLTEEGRARAGAIDGIWDSLEDIMVAGLDGKDRKRLRKLLRKIEKNLATQLGAAPETLAEADAEDEAEAAEEPA; from the coding sequence ATGAAGGATGGCTTCGAGAAGAGCATCAGTCACCGGCTTCATCATGCCGCGCGGCTCCAGCGGGCGCTTGCCGCCCGGCGACTGCATGACATCGGCCTTTTCCCCGGGCAGGAAACCGCGCTGAAGCTGCTCGCCAACAGCGACGGACGGACCATGACCGAGCTCGCGGCGGCCTTGCGGGTACGCCCGCCGACCGCTTCCAAGACCGTCGGCCGCCTCTCCGCCCAGGGCCTTTTGGAACGCCGCGCCTCGGATGGCGACGCGCGCCTCGTGCGCGTCCACCTCACCGAGGAAGGCCGTGCCCGCGCCGGTGCCATCGACGGCATCTGGGATTCGCTGGAAGACATCATGGTGGCCGGCCTCGACGGCAAGGACCGCAAAAGGCTGCGCAAGCTGCTGCGCAAGATCGAGAAAAACCTCGCCACCCAGCTCGGTGCCGCGCCGGAAACGCTCGCCGAGGCGGACGCCGAGGACGAGGCCGAAGCGGCGGAAGAGCCGGCCTGA
- a CDS encoding chemotaxis response regulator protein-glutamate methylesterase, with protein MIMATAPSTAAPPQAGPPIKVMIVDDSVFMRGVLSNWFGENGEFQVVATHPNGRRAADDVQRAQPDVIILDLEMPDMDGLTALPLILERKPGTAVLVASSLTRRGAEVSLRALTLGAADYIPKPDANRGVSAAEEFRAELMAKARGLGQRARRRSLPRPPVGAAPAPAPVVVSAPVSAPVAAPPTMSAASAAKMPQKLRSYSMMPVGVLAIGSSTGGPQALTRLFTDIGPAVANLPVLIVQHMPPTFTSILAEHVARASGRPCAEAKDGEPILPGRIYVAPGGIHMDVLRDNGTAKIRLFDGPAVNFCKPAVDPMFQTVASVYGAATLALVLTGMGSDGAKGALRVAEAGGSVIAQDEESSVVWGMPGATAQIGACSGILPIGEIGRKVTRLIVGGRE; from the coding sequence ATGATCATGGCGACAGCCCCCAGCACAGCCGCCCCTCCGCAGGCCGGCCCTCCCATCAAGGTGATGATCGTCGACGACTCCGTGTTCATGCGCGGGGTGCTGTCGAACTGGTTTGGTGAGAACGGCGAATTTCAGGTCGTCGCTACCCATCCGAACGGCCGCCGCGCGGCGGACGACGTGCAGCGGGCGCAGCCCGACGTGATCATTCTCGATCTCGAAATGCCCGACATGGACGGCCTGACCGCCCTGCCGCTGATCCTGGAGCGCAAGCCCGGCACCGCCGTGCTCGTCGCCTCCTCGCTGACGCGGCGCGGCGCGGAGGTCAGCCTGCGCGCCCTTACGCTGGGTGCGGCCGACTACATTCCCAAGCCCGACGCCAACCGCGGCGTCAGCGCGGCGGAAGAGTTCCGGGCCGAACTGATGGCGAAGGCGCGAGGCCTCGGCCAGCGCGCGCGCCGCCGCTCGCTGCCGCGTCCCCCGGTGGGTGCGGCGCCGGCCCCCGCGCCGGTCGTGGTGAGTGCGCCCGTCAGCGCACCTGTCGCCGCTCCCCCGACCATGTCGGCGGCGTCGGCGGCCAAGATGCCGCAGAAGCTGCGGAGCTATTCGATGATGCCGGTCGGCGTGCTCGCCATCGGCAGCTCCACGGGTGGCCCGCAGGCGCTCACGCGCCTGTTCACCGACATCGGGCCGGCGGTCGCCAATTTGCCGGTGCTGATCGTCCAGCACATGCCGCCGACCTTCACCTCGATCCTGGCCGAGCATGTCGCCCGCGCCTCGGGTCGCCCCTGCGCGGAAGCCAAGGATGGCGAGCCCATCCTCCCCGGCCGCATCTATGTCGCGCCGGGCGGCATCCACATGGATGTGCTGCGCGACAACGGCACCGCCAAGATTCGCCTGTTCGACGGCCCGGCGGTGAATTTCTGCAAGCCGGCGGTCGATCCGATGTTCCAGACGGTGGCCTCCGTCTATGGCGCCGCGACGCTGGCGCTCGTGCTTACCGGCATGGGGTCGGACGGCGCCAAGGGCGCGCTGCGTGTCGCCGAGGCCGGCGGCAGCGTCATCGCGCAGGATGAAGAAAGCAGTGTCGTCTGGGGTATGCCGGGCGCCACCGCTCAGATCGGGGCCTGCTCGGGGATCCTCCCGATCGGGGAAATTGGCCGCAAGGTGACGCGGCTTATCGTCGGGGGGCGGGAATGA
- a CDS encoding protein-glutamate O-methyltransferase CheR, translated as MIAFSEYDFLRRFLKQRSGLILGDDKQYLLESRLEPVLHRMKVPDFSRLVALLRDGTAPVGLADAVVEAMTTNESLFFRDKNPFELLSSFILPELVAKRGPLHTIRIWCAAASTGQEPYSIAMLLKENERLLGGRRVEIVGTDLSSDVLARCEEGIYNQFEVQRGLPVHYLLRYFTQVGDNWRISPEIRSMVRFSRLNLLQPFGHLGTFDIVFCRNVLIYFDSATKSDVLTRIAGVTARDGYLILGGAETVLGLSSDFVAGSRRGFYVPRTSTGAMATAAK; from the coding sequence ATGATTGCGTTTTCCGAATATGACTTTCTGCGCCGCTTCCTCAAGCAGCGCTCGGGCCTGATCCTTGGCGACGACAAGCAGTATCTGCTGGAGAGCCGCCTGGAGCCGGTGCTGCACCGCATGAAGGTGCCGGACTTCAGCCGGCTCGTCGCGCTGCTGCGCGACGGGACCGCGCCGGTCGGCCTCGCCGATGCGGTGGTGGAGGCGATGACCACGAACGAGTCGCTGTTCTTCCGCGACAAGAACCCGTTCGAGCTGCTGTCCTCGTTCATCCTGCCGGAGCTTGTCGCCAAGCGCGGCCCGCTGCACACGATCCGCATCTGGTGCGCGGCGGCGTCGACCGGGCAGGAGCCCTATTCGATCGCCATGCTGCTCAAGGAAAATGAGCGGCTGCTCGGCGGGCGCCGGGTCGAGATCGTCGGCACCGACCTCTCGTCGGACGTGCTCGCCCGCTGCGAGGAGGGCATCTACAACCAGTTCGAGGTGCAGCGCGGCCTGCCGGTGCATTACCTGCTGCGCTACTTCACCCAGGTGGGCGACAACTGGCGCATCTCGCCGGAGATCCGCTCCATGGTGCGCTTCTCGCGGCTCAATCTGCTCCAGCCTTTCGGGCATCTCGGCACGTTCGACATCGTGTTCTGCCGCAACGTGCTGATCTATTTCGACTCGGCCACCAAGTCCGATGTGCTCACGCGCATCGCCGGTGTGACCGCCCGGGACGGCTATCTGATCCTCGGCGGCGCCGAGACGGTGCTCGGCCTGTCCTCCGACTTCGTGGCCGGCAGCCGTCGCGGCTTCTACGTGCCGCGCACCTCCACCGGCGCGATGGCGACGGCGGCGAAGTGA